AAGCTCGCTGAAGCAGAAGAACGTATCGCAGCCATCAAGGCCAAGGCCATGAGCGATGTCGGTACGATCGCTGAAGAAACCACGTCTGCGATTGTTGAGCAGCTTCTGGGAACCAAGGCCGACAAGGCTGACGTGACCGCCGCCGTCAAAACCGCAAACGCCTGAGGAGACGAAAATGGATTCAACATTTTGGGCGCTTGTTGCGCTTATTCTCTTCATCGCTCTGATTGTTTACCTGAAGGTTCCTGGCATGATCGGTCGCTCACTGGATGAGCGTGCTGAGAACATCAAGAAGGAACTTGAAGAAGCTCGCACCCTGCGTGAAGAAGCCCAACAGCTTCTTGCTGAATATCATCGCAAGCGCAAGGAAGCGGAAAAAGAAGCCGGCGACATCGTTGCCGCTGCTGAACGTGAAGCCAAGGCTCTGCTCGAAGACGCAAAGCGCGCGACCGAAGAATATGTCGTTCGCCGCAACAAGCTCGCTGAGCAGAAGATTGCAACTGCTGAAACCGATGCAATCAATGCCGTG
This genomic stretch from Brucella pseudogrignonensis harbors:
- a CDS encoding F0F1 ATP synthase subunit B: MDSTFWALVALILFIALIVYLKVPGMIGRSLDERAENIKKELEEARTLREEAQQLLAEYHRKRKEAEKEAGDIVAAAEREAKALLEDAKRATEEYVVRRNKLAEQKIATAETDAINAVRASAVDLAVAAAGKIVADKVDAKVAGNLFKDALGQVKTNLN